ACGTGGTTTTAGGCTTTTTAATTATTGACGAACAGACTGCACTGGCTAATGCAGTCATAGAAGCTGTTGTAAATGTTGCTAACAATGCAGCCCAAAACAACCGTCTGTTTTATTTAGAAGGTGCTGGTGGTAGTGGTAAAACCTTTACTTATAGTTACCTTATTTCTGAACTTACAGGTAGAGGTTTTCAAGTTGGAACTGCTGCATTTACTGGCATAGCagcaacacttttgaaaaagggTACCACCATTCATAGACTATTCCGGTTACCTGTTCCTATTGTAGAGAACAGTACATGCAACATAACCCCGGTTTCTGCTTATGCTGCAGAATTGCGACAAAAGAGTCTATTTTTACTTGATGAAGCTTCCATGATTCCTAAGCATGCTTTTCATGCAATAGATCGTCATCTACAAGATATTTGTAATAATGAGCTTCCATTTGGAGATAAAGTTGTTCTTTTAGGTGGTGATTTTTCACAGTTACTGCCTGTTGTCAGAAAAGGAAAAGCAACTGAAATTGTGGACATGTGTTTTAAAAGTTCTCCATTATGGCACTTGGTTACAGAGTTTAGATTAACTCGCAACATGAGAACAAGGCCAGGAGAACAACAATTTGCTGCATGGCTTCTGCAACTTGGGAAAGTGTTTTACCTGTTCGGGAGCAAGAACTTTTCCAAGGTGCATTTGAAGTACCATCCAATTGTGTGTTGCAACAAAATCAATGTATTGTTGATACTTTGTTTAGGGATTTTCACCCAGAAAATATGGCATCATCTGTGGTACTAACACCCACAAATGATGACTCACTTATTATTAATGATCAGGTGTTGGCGCTGTTGCCTGgtgaagaaaaattttattttagcgcAGATGATGTTGTGTGTGATGATGAGGAGGAACGGATTCAATATCCAgtagaatttttaaatagtatCACACCTTCAGGTATGCCTCCTCATTGCCTTAAATTAAAAACTGGTGCCATTGTTATGTTATTaagaaacataaacataaataatgGTTTATGTAATGGCACTTGCCTAATTATAAGACGTCTTCATGACAACTGTGTCGATGTTGAAGTACTCACTGGTAATGCCATTGGAGATGGGGTACTTATTCCAAGGGTGCAACTTGCACCTTCGGATACAGGTATGCCTTTTGTCTTACGTCGCAGACAGCTTCCACTAAGGCTGTCTTATGCTATGACAATAAACAAGGCACAAGGTCAAACCTTTGAAAAGGTTGGAATATTGTTGCGCAGGCCATGTTTTTCTCATGGTCAGCTGTATGTTGCTTTTTCTAGAGCAAGAGCATTTGGTGATGTTCGAGTAAGTGTTGTTCCCTCATCCAGGCAAGGATTTTTTAATAGGGAATGTTATACTCAAAATGTGGTTTACCGTCAAATTCTTACATAATTCATACAATAATGTAATAGACAATGATGCAAATATTTTATGCTTAGCAGAAATTCAATACTTTGCACTTTATATCTATCTGCCATGTTGTACAAAGTGCAAAAGGTTGACGTGTTAGAGTAATTGTACTAACATGCCCTTTTGTGTAACATGAGAGTAGCGTGCACTGTCGATAGGGGACACGTTGCTATCTGGTGCACCCATGTCTTACGAATTTGTAAGgcacatcagaaaaaaataatcaggGTTTGGTAGAGTCTTAGAGTCGAATAGGGAGGTTTTTATCTGACAAAAAAAAGTCTTGAGAAAGAAATGTCTTATTCACATTAAATGAACAGGGAGTTCTGGGGAAAGTGCTACAACCCTGAAAATGCTGATGATACTACTCTTTTGCAGATATTTATTTTGGCTTTTTAAAATTGTCATAATGCCAAATATATGTCGTAAATCCTAAAAGTACAGTAAGGGTGCATTTTTATGAATGTTGTGTTAGACATGcatctcttttttcttttaggtGAAGTGCAAAGTCCTATGGCTTACCTTCACGTGGTGCACTTCGTTAAATGATTAGCATATTAAtgcataaaattaaattatttatttgaactaaaggctttaaaaaaatttatgacatAAATTATTTCGaatatctatttttaaaataatcagGATAACTTTTAAAGGTTAAAATTCTGTAGAATCAAAATAAGGGGAAAAAAGGAAAACGCACAGGGGTATTTGTTTCGTTTACATTTCACAAAGAATTATTACTGATAATTATGCAAaaagttcaatattttttgttgtaatcgtttttttttcaatttacagTCCCAGGTAATTTTCTATTGCGAACGTTCTGCCATTTTATGGTGTATATTCTTATGTTTAAAGCTACTAGATGTGTTATTATGGAAATGGCTGTTATTTCATcctaattttattttagataaTTGTAATGAAtttaagacaatttttttttaattttggctttTTAAGCTTAAGAAAAtcgtgaaaaattaaaataaactttaaagtcTTATTAATCTGTGTCTCTGAATAAACATTTGACCCAATAAGGGCTTTTAATACATTCTTGAACACGACAAAACATTAAAAGGAGTCTATCATCTTACTTATTGTGTGATAGTTGTGATGTGCTCTAAATtactttgaaaataataatCGCATATAGGTTAGATGTTTCTGTGATTAATCAGACCCTAACTTGAATAAGGCCAAGACAAGTATTAATTATACGTCtg
The genomic region above belongs to Hydractinia symbiolongicarpus strain clone_291-10 chromosome 4, HSymV2.1, whole genome shotgun sequence and contains:
- the LOC130642208 gene encoding ATP-dependent DNA helicase PIF1-like produces the protein MEEAVMLIIYFFIHFVPPKNRQKNRQPLLLKQLTKTFYNHCNTLNKCNTISPDDQNKRTKFFQVQETNERRKACFLIIDEQTALANAVIEAVVNVANNAAQNNRLFYLEGAGGSGKTFTYSYLISELTGRGFQVGTAAFTGIAATLLKKGTTIHRLFRLPVPIVENSTCNITPVSAYAAELRQKSLFLLDEASMIPKHAFHAIDRHLQDICNNELPFGDKVVLLGGDFSQLLPVVRKGKATEIVDMCFKSSPLWHLVTEFRLTRNMRTRPGEQQFAAWLLQLGKVFYLFGSKNFSKVHLKDFHPENMASSVVLTPTNDDSLIINDQVLALLPGEEKFYFSADDVVCDDEEERIQYPVEFLNSITPSGMPPHCLKLKTGAIVMLLRNININNGLCNGTCLIIRRLHDNCVDVEVLTGNAIGDGVLIPRVQLAPSDTGMPFVLRRRQLPLRLSYAMTINKAQGQTFEKVGILLRRPCFSHGQLYVAFSRARAFGDVRVSVVPSSSRNSILCTLYLSAMLYKVQKVDVLEYLFWLFKIVIMPNICREVQSPMAYLHVLLDVLLWKWLLFHPNFILDNYILNSNTFGNDSADTKTHTNIFKETIFSKISVTVIPGRGHNSCY